In Pseudorasbora parva isolate DD20220531a chromosome 9, ASM2467924v1, whole genome shotgun sequence, the sequence tgtcgacccaAAAAAACATgcgtttaaggagacaaaagtgaatacaggcaataagacgtgaagcttcagcgGGAAGAATAAGTACATTTTGGGATCCCGTATGCCTCAGTATGCCTActtgtgcagtaaacattttgtaaactatccaaatgtcagttttatatattatatttcctgtcgcaGATTACTTTCCCCTCTAGTGGGCGTAACGTTATAGTTCTCACTGTAATATAGCatgtatgcacttttatgtctttAAACGTTGTTTTTTAAGGTCcgcagcttataaaaacttctgggTTTTTGGTTCTGGGTTTTtaagcttgttttctgtacaccttgtcacatatcacattttagacattgttcgcttttttgttataagtcagAAATAACAAGGAGGCAGCCTTGCGCAATAAAAAAGTCAATGGCGACGTGTCTCTATGGGTGCAGTGGTGCCAGCacctgaaaataggctaacttccaTATACATAACCAATGTGACAACCTGCTTTTACAGGGAGTGagctggggactattttcagtCGCTTTGCATAATAGCATTGCACCTGCTGCACCCACAGTACGGTagcaaagttccttgattattacgcagAAATAAGAGTATAGTTCCTAGTCATATCGTCCTAGAAAAGCTCAGCATTTAATTTTCCGTCGGTCTTAGTACACAGTGTAacgagtcaagttttaaataggaaaaatattgaaactttttgttcatttttttgagCGCGATGCTAACAGTCTAATTAGATTTTATGATCTATGCTAagctaaaagtgctaccaccAGATCCAGAGATCAACTGAATggaaacggtaaaactcaactgtttaacttcaggggagttggaaaatgagcctattttcaaaaatagTGCCCCTTTCCAGATTTATTCAAGCTGTACACTTACACCCCATGAGAAAGGGACTTGCTTGAGAGAGGCATTTAAATGACAAAAGACAAATTTCACctgaaattaataaaaactgtTCTATTATTGTAGGTCACTCACACAGCTGGTTGGCTCTTCTTCGAAAAACCACAAACTTTTCGATAATTTTGTCAGAGAGGAGTTTGACTTTACTGGTGTCAATCACAAACACCACACAGTGAATCTTGTCCTTCAAGCCAGGAGATTTACAGTAATGAGGCGAGTCTTCCTGAATAGGCATTGATGGGTTGAACTAAGAAAAAGATAtgtcaaatatatttaaatcataatattgaaacatatataaataaagtaggTTCATTGtctatcttttttatttatgcaGTAAAGCATCTTCTAAACCTATTAACTATTATGTTCACCTTCTACCTAAAGTTCTCACCTGATACTTGTCTTGAATGTGACCTttcaaaatactgtaaaaatccTCAACATCCAGACCGCTGTTCAAACCCTCCTCCAGACCCATCGAGTCACACAGAGCGAAGGGAacatggctgacaccgctgCCTGGCCTTATGTAGTAGGTACGAAACTACATGGCACAAATATTTAGCAATTATTTTCAATACAGTAGCCTACATAATAGATGGATaatcaaaatgttttactttgtaAAATATCAGAGGTGTAATCATCAAGGTAAATTTCTACCTGAGTAGTCAAACTGGTTCCAGCAGTGCCAGTGTTGGCCTGGCCGCTCACATAACCCTTGAATACAGAGTTGATGGAGTTGAAGAAGCTTGATTTCCCAGCACCAACAGGACCCACCAGTAGAACCCGAGCCTGTTTGACTGAGCTAACAGAAGGCTTCCAGCCCGAGATGAAGCTCAAGAGTGCTTTCCTTATCCTAAAAACATTACTCATTTTATTGTCAAAATCCTTAAGGGACACAGTAAGTCAGACACATTTTGTAAAAGACATTGatattaaaaacaaagaaaCCAGACCAAATTGACTGAATTATTGAAcatgaattataataataataataataatagattttatttataatgcacttttcattccgaagaatctcaaagtgcaacaaagggggataacaacaaaaaatgaataacaagtaaaaatactacaaacaatcaaccaacacagaaaacagaacagaaacagagctgatggtgaacagaaacagagctgatggtgaacagaaaacagctgatggtgaacagaaaacagctgatggtgaacagaaacagagctgatggtgaacagaaacagagctgatggtgaacagaaacagagctgatggtgaacagaaaacagctgatggtggaagtctctgttagctccgcagcacactgtggtccactccatgtttcagatttctcccagcggcagtgtcccgatgacatcgccgaggcaggacagctgaagaccagatgatgggtcttcatgacgattcaaacgatggggatcaccgcagcaccatgcaggaggcagaacattttttcgggcacttctgtggacacaccggggtcggcgcagaagtccaagccgctccacggccgcaatgcaggacggaacagcggcgcagccgagaagcggaacatcccaacatcatgccggacgccgattacgatggcccagatgacgctagcccggtgcaaacttcagccaccatgcagcttaagcccaagggagaccaccattGAGCAGTCGCgacgagaaacatcaaatgtccaccaaaccagaaccaaccgcagcaattcaaacgtaaacattagaagcggtggaaaacggcgaaacgaggaacaacgtcctctcagtggctgccagcaatcagcaacagccccaattgtagctctgactgttagactagtcacaaacataaggaaataaaataaaatctaaatctaatagtacattaacatgatcatttgtgggtggagaagcggcgaacagacgacgccagcgtcctctcccccacgttgcctagcaaccaaATTATCTCTGGTGCTTCTCATTTGGCAGTCTCACTTATGGTCTTCATGGTCAAAACCCCTAAAATCTAACTTCTTCCCCTCAGTAAAAtctatgtaatatatttttgttcaataatatgttttatttattttgtatttttagataATGTTATGGTACTTTTaccattgaaaaaaaaacaacttttaattattttttttaattatttttcaattaatgCAGTATTTCACGTAAGAATAGAGACTATAGCCCTGCATCTCAAAGTGCATACTATCCACCCTaaataatattgaatattaCTGATGTCACATACTATTTAGAATGCATATTGATAAACATTCAATCCTATTTGAGGCAGATTAGTGCCATCTGGTGAaagtaaagaaagaaaaacatgtaAAACCATGGCGTAAACACTAGATGTATACAGCTCTCTATAGAGAGGCTTTTGAATTCCCTAATTGTTTTGGACATATTTACTTAattttcaatttaatttttaaaaatgtaataaatctaTTTTTTGTACAATTCAATGAACAGTAACACACCTTCAAAAGGGAACAGCTATTATGAACAAAATACTAAATAGCTGCAAACATATAATAAATATCAAACAGTAAATggaaaatagaaaatatttacaaattatGTTTGACTAGTaaatgccgaaatgtctgaatgaggaacaaggactctctgagtaaataaaggaaattaacatctgaactgtccctcacacaccactggagacgcaagtctcacctcagtatcagctaatctacatctttccctattgactccctctcccccaattcattccctctctcatgctgagatcactgaaaatatacccagaatctctatattacaatgtcaatccacacgatacagtattatatgtgtttgatatcatttgaaatgtctcagtgcgactggtacaaagatctcatctccacagaagttaaccaaaagataatcaatgttttaagagtttagagatatcttgtcttagtttggtgggtgtggctttcagccatttggcctttgcatcaatacaagtccgctgaaaagaccgaacgcgcagcgactttcacccgccgatcgttagcctccattgggacgatttgggcggccttacactCGTGTTACTgtagggacctaaattgaggtccccatgggtacaaaagcttataaatcttACATAATGAGTTATTtcgaaaatgtaaaaatgcagaaagtttcctgtgatgggtttaggggcaggggcagtgaagggggatagaatatatggtttgtacagtataaaaaccattacgtctatggtgagtccccagaaagatagcgcaccagacatttgtgtttgtgtgtgtgagtgttgcactcttgatgttttaaagATTCAACCCTTCCATATTGTGTCCTTTTTTCTGCATCGTGGTTGATTTGCAATCTCtgaattcatatttaatttttgaCCGGGAAGACCACAAGTCTGTGACTATTTTTATGGCCACTGAGCCTTTTCAAATCATGCCCTCTATTTTTTGTGTTTGGGCTATATACCAAGTCACCAAGTTTCGTACCATTCTGATGAAGCTatgattttttacatttcaaaatgtaacatttttgactgaagagcaccagagggttaagATGACACTGAATTTGGTTTGCTTCACTCACTCAGGGTTCCACTGCACATTTCTCCATGGTTTCTCCATGAGTCCTCCACATTCTGGTGAGAATTCAAACCAGTTATTCACACAACCATTACTGAATGTGTAAATGATCTAAAAAATAGTACAAAATAATACAAACCTTCAACTCTGTACACCTCGCATTCTGTCAGATATAAGTCATTCCCATGCATCTTCTGTGGATCGAATCGGTATGCTCCTGCTGGAATACTGCGGACAGTGGTTGTGTtattgtaaagaaacactaaaGAACCAAAGTTTGGACCATTGTCAGTGAAAGCAAACTGGGGATTTCCACTGAACACACGGAGAGGATCTTCTTTCATTTCTTTGTCATTAAAGCTGAAGAGAAAAGCTTTGTCATCCACAATATTTTGGCTTGTTTGACCAAAGTTTTTGCTAGTAAAAGCTCCAAAAACATATCCAGATTTATTGTAAGCTACAATGACAGTTGGTCCctgaatattacatttttggtgaaatgtagTGAGATGGTAGCCATGCACACTAGCTTTGAACAGCAGGCTGAAGCTGGCATGGCTGAACAAGGAGCAGAGCTTCTTCTTCTGCCATTCGGTCAAACTGGATGTGATGGCGCTCATGATCTGAAAAATATTCAACCAACATCATGCtgttataataaaatgtaaagaaaaggtccccttatatatatatatagctctggaaaaaattaagagaccacttaacatggatttctcaatgttaagtggtctcttaatttttttcagagctatatatatatatatatatatatatatatatatatatatatatatatatatatatatatatatatatatatatagtgcacCTTAGGCAATGGATTATTGCCCCACCCAAATTCCTCTGAAAGGattcaaataattaaaattatcaAATTATATTAAGTATGACAAATAAGCCTAAATACAAAATGCAATCATcttgctaaaaaataaataaataataaatttaaaaaacacaatCACCTCACGTTGAAACAAGTCGTAAAAATCGCCTGCTCTCTTTTGCTAGTTAGAACCGAAAGAGATTAGCCTTTACTTTCGTTTTGAGGGAAAATCGCATGACTGGCAGTGTGTCACTAAAAATACACAATCCATCCAGCCGCCAAAAAAGTGTGTGCACCTATTACTAAAAGTACGgtaatatctatctatctatctatctatctatctatctatctatctatctatctatctatctatctatctatctatctatctatctatctatctatctatctatctatctatctatctatctatcatttcaaaataatcagtttttaaatgtcCCATACAGTGTGCACACCtcatatttacacattttactGCATCGTTATGTAGATATGTCATTATACTGCTTTAtactttaaatttattttaaataagtatagaaaaaaattataatttcttACAGGGGACGTCCCAGACCTCATCTGAATCCATTATACTGCAGCGTTTTGGAGATATGTCACATTCGACCTTAGAGGCCAATAAAAactcatttcaaataaaaaagtatGGTCCATTCAACACGTTCCTCAGACACGAAATTGTACGTATTTACTGAAAAGAAAGTAAATGATTTATCTTAAATCGATGCTTAAaggttttatgtttttgttataCATTCCATTTATTTAGTGAAATACTGgagtaaatattttttaaaagtaatatgTTTATTCAAGCCATTTGATTTTATCAACTAAAAACCTGCcacaaaaaatacacacatacacaaacataaataaaaaagccaTTTGTTCCTGAGACCCTGCTTATAAATGTAAACTAAAAACCTCActttacatatttttaaaataattgaagTTTAAATACTACTGAAACAACCTACAATTTTACCAATGAAAAAGTTATCTGAAACCACAAGATATTTCACACATTTGTTGCATGGGTCCCATCAAAAATAATTAAGCATACTTCCCATAGTCATTTTACTTCCTAAATTggctttagaaaaaaaaacggGGAAAAAATTCTGTTTTAGATTTGACCAGTACAACTGGGGCAGCTCCAGTCATCAGCAGTAATGGCATTttggtagcctgacgtggtcatatagcctgacaagccagacccacatcaagatgtttggtctggaaactcaccatagacaggctcaatccgaggggcgggataaacggttgtctttcaaactccctctgcacgcgataggatagcgctacaccaaccagagaaacgaaggtgaagcagagctcgctgactgattaaacattcgccgtatcggctaaactacgaacacatcttccctttttaagaatgacttcagtgccgttctttgttcttttctcagagaaaagcttaactccaggtcttccagagtcgcggtcaaagctgattcgaaggACCGCCACCGTTTGCCAGTtagttctgtgtttactagaagcatgcaaacgcaactcggccatcgtcattatggccccgcccgccgactttatacacgacgtgattggcccgtccagattgtgaggaatacagctcagaagggcattgagagttcctagacgacacttgcgggcagattaaatttgctgccgctagggtgcgtctagatttctaggctagtggtcatactcaattctagtcagaatatgagtctgaaactgcgccattgggctgtgattatgaggcgtgtttcaaccaaaccaggaaataCCTCAAcaggatagacctacaaccaatcagagcaacgaagtgacgcattgtcaaatgtcaacagagctcaactgcactgtgttgccaagtccgcgttttttccacgggttgttttctatgttcgcgggttgaagcgactattatgtgatatatagacccatgagtgcaaattttagtaggcaaccttgccaaaataacacacatttttaccccccaaacacattttttttttccggagaacccaTTCTCAATGTTTGACTTGATTTTGACATGATAACTCTTGgctatgtttttaaatgtatttgacCTTTCCTACAGGAAGTTAAACGTTTTATCCTCACCCGACGCTCATGGAACTGGGCTGGAAGTTTGGCCTCTGGTTCTTGCAAACCAACCACGGCTGCTAGAATTTTATGTTGGACAGCTGGATAAATAACCATGAATTGGTCTTCCATTCACCTatcaaaacaaaattattttgtcTTTGTTGTCCAACACTGTAGAAAGATATATATCTCCAAAACACTGCAGTAAAATGGATTGAGatttcacgagtttgtgtgcccatataatcttagtgaaagtggtaaacagatttggcttgctgtctgctatagtgGGGCTcagagaggatattctacccgagctctgattgcccccctataacaggcaaattgaatgaataaaataatgaatgaatgagtcatttatatagcgctttcatatgtactgctgtacacccaaagcgctttacactcatgtcagggatctctcctcaaccaccaccaatgtggtatacaaaattgtacaaaagggaggagcaggggaggaggagggatgcttcaggaaccaaaaaggggaagaggtaagctgctggttttataccttgttattaattgaaagattagatgggcgtactcctcccgaaattaagtttattaacttcactagGTGTGCAAACTGTGCAGGATGTCCCCTAAGAACTGACCATTTTTTTGTCTGCTTACTAAAAATTAGGTTTATTATCACTCATACTATAAAAGTTAATattactcataaataaaaacagctaatatttattataaatattgttTTCTAAATGTTTTCCCCGAATTATTTCTACTCAATTTTATTTGTTAATG encodes:
- the LOC137088944 gene encoding interferon-induced protein 44-like isoform X3, which translates into the protein MSAITSSLTEWQKKKLCSLFSHASFSLLFKASVHGYHLTTFHQKCNIQGPTVIVAYNKSGYVFGAFTSKNFGQTSQNIVDDKAFLFSFNDKEMKEDPLRVFSGNPQFAFTDNGPNFGSLVFLYNNTTTVRSIPAGAYRFDPQKMHGNDLYLTECEVYRVEECGGLMEKPWRNVQWNPEIRKALLSFISGWKPSVSSVKQARVLLVGPVGAGKSSFFNSINSVFKGYVSGQANTGTAGTSLTTQFRTYYIRPGSGVSHVPFALCDSMGLEEGLNSGLDVEDFYSILKGHIQDKYQFNPSMPIQEDSPHYCKSPGLKDKIHCVVFVIDTSKVKLLSDKIIEKFVVFRRRANQLCIPQLVLLTKVDEACPIVAEDLKNVYQSHYINKMVQEVSAQLGVSLSAVIPVKNYYQELEIDPQTDILLLNAVVQILRATGGFFDDFYNPEEKSE
- the LOC137088944 gene encoding interferon-induced protein 44-like isoform X1, encoding MSVRAISSLFGMEPRGAAHSQNASFWRIMSAITSSLTEWQKKKLCSLFSHASFSLLFKASVHGYHLTTFHQKCNIQGPTVIVAYNKSGYVFGAFTSKNFGQTSQNIVDDKAFLFSFNDKEMKEDPLRVFSGNPQFAFTDNGPNFGSLVFLYNNTTTVRSIPAGAYRFDPQKMHGNDLYLTECEVYRVEECGGLMEKPWRNVQWNPEIRKALLSFISGWKPSVSSVKQARVLLVGPVGAGKSSFFNSINSVFKGYVSGQANTGTAGTSLTTQFRTYYIRPGSGVSHVPFALCDSMGLEEGLNSGLDVEDFYSILKGHIQDKYQFNPSMPIQEDSPHYCKSPGLKDKIHCVVFVIDTSKVKLLSDKIIEKFVVFRRRANQLCIPQLVLLTKVDEACPIVAEDLKNVYQSHYINKMVQEVSAQLGVSLSAVIPVKNYYQELEIDPQTDILLLNAVVQILRATGGFFDDFYNPEEKSE
- the LOC137088944 gene encoding interferon-induced protein 44-like isoform X4, which produces MKEDPLRVFSGNPQFAFTDNGPNFGSLVFLYNNTTTVRSIPAGAYRFDPQKMHGNDLYLTECEVYRVEECGGLMEKPWRNVQWNPEIRKALLSFISGWKPSVSSVKQARVLLVGPVGAGKSSFFNSINSVFKGYVSGQANTGTAGTSLTTQFRTYYIRPGSGVSHVPFALCDSMGLEEGLNSGLDVEDFYSILKGHIQDKYQFNPSMPIQEDSPHYCKSPGLKDKIHCVVFVIDTSKVKLLSDKIIEKFVVFRRRANQLCIPQLVLLTKVDEACPIVAEDLKNVYQSHYINKMVQEVSAQLGVSLSAVIPVKNYYQELEIDPQTDILLLNAVVQILRATGGFFDDFYNPEEKSE
- the LOC137088944 gene encoding interferon-induced protein 44-like isoform X2, with protein sequence MRSGTSPIMSAITSSLTEWQKKKLCSLFSHASFSLLFKASVHGYHLTTFHQKCNIQGPTVIVAYNKSGYVFGAFTSKNFGQTSQNIVDDKAFLFSFNDKEMKEDPLRVFSGNPQFAFTDNGPNFGSLVFLYNNTTTVRSIPAGAYRFDPQKMHGNDLYLTECEVYRVEECGGLMEKPWRNVQWNPEIRKALLSFISGWKPSVSSVKQARVLLVGPVGAGKSSFFNSINSVFKGYVSGQANTGTAGTSLTTQFRTYYIRPGSGVSHVPFALCDSMGLEEGLNSGLDVEDFYSILKGHIQDKYQFNPSMPIQEDSPHYCKSPGLKDKIHCVVFVIDTSKVKLLSDKIIEKFVVFRRRANQLCIPQLVLLTKVDEACPIVAEDLKNVYQSHYINKMVQEVSAQLGVSLSAVIPVKNYYQELEIDPQTDILLLNAVVQILRATGGFFDDFYNPEEKSE